One stretch of Dokdonia sp. Hel_I_53 DNA includes these proteins:
- a CDS encoding PspC domain-containing protein translates to MLSLVYDIRHYFEKHGFYVSSRLADRLGMRAKNVRLFFIYVSFATLGIGFALYLTVAFWLRLKDLVYTKRTSVFDL, encoded by the coding sequence ATGCTATCACTTGTATATGATATTCGACATTACTTTGAAAAACACGGTTTTTACGTGTCTTCACGACTTGCAGATAGGTTAGGTATGCGTGCAAAAAACGTACGGCTGTTTTTTATATATGTCTCTTTTGCAACACTTGGAATTGGTTTTGCATTGTATTTAACTGTTGCATTCTGGCTTAGGTTAAAAGATTTAGTATATACCAAGCGAACTTCAGTTTTTGACCTTTAG
- a CDS encoding potassium channel family protein, with the protein MFSLFKNKIYLALTLLVFTIGVGIFGYRFIANFSWVDAIYMTVITITTVGFGEVMPLTAEAKIFTVILILCSVVIVGFAISVISEYIISKSSYNDLKHKKMQDTIDNFKDHVIVCGYGRNGQQAVQKLMAYKKQFVIVELDEDLIERYDDNDGILFVHGNANEDETLELAGITRASTLICALPDDADNLFIVLSARQLNSDLKIISRATVETSQKKLMLAGANNVVMPDRIGGDHMASLVVVPDLVNFLDNLSVSGEGDSINVQEVAFDKVCPDGKELTIREVDLRNRTGCSIIGYKTPSGKYTVNPAANQKIEHDSKLIVLGRPEQIKNLHEAFGV; encoded by the coding sequence ATGTTTTCTCTTTTTAAAAATAAAATATATCTCGCCTTAACGCTTTTAGTTTTTACTATAGGTGTGGGTATTTTTGGCTATAGATTCATAGCAAATTTTAGTTGGGTAGATGCTATTTATATGACGGTAATCACAATCACAACGGTAGGTTTTGGAGAGGTGATGCCGCTTACCGCAGAAGCCAAAATTTTTACAGTCATTCTTATATTGTGTAGTGTAGTGATTGTGGGTTTTGCAATTTCGGTCATCTCAGAATACATTATAAGTAAGAGCTCGTATAATGATCTAAAACATAAGAAAATGCAGGATACAATTGACAATTTTAAAGACCATGTAATTGTTTGTGGTTATGGTCGCAACGGCCAGCAAGCTGTTCAAAAACTAATGGCTTATAAAAAGCAATTTGTAATTGTGGAGCTAGATGAAGATTTAATTGAGCGCTATGACGATAATGATGGAATTCTTTTTGTACACGGTAATGCAAATGAAGATGAGACATTAGAGCTTGCAGGTATCACGAGAGCTTCAACACTTATATGTGCATTGCCAGATGATGCAGATAATTTATTTATTGTTTTGAGCGCTAGACAGCTCAATAGTGATTTAAAAATTATAAGCAGAGCTACTGTAGAAACTTCACAAAAAAAACTTATGCTTGCTGGAGCAAATAATGTTGTCATGCCAGACCGAATAGGTGGTGACCATATGGCTTCACTCGTAGTAGTCCCAGACTTAGTTAACTTTTTAGATAATTTATCAGTAAGTGGTGAAGGTGATAGTATTAATGTACAAGAAGTTGCTTTTGATAAGGTATGTCCAGATGGAAAAGAGCTCACTATCAGAGAAGTAGATTTAAGGAATAGAACGGGGTGTTCGATAATAGGTTATAAGACACCTTCTGGAAAATATACTGTTAACCCTGCAGCAAACCAGAAAATAGAGCATGATTCAAAACTTATAGTTTTAGGTCGTCCAGAGCAAATAAAGAATTTACATGAAGCCTTTGGTGTTTAG